A DNA window from Pseudodesulfovibrio thermohalotolerans contains the following coding sequences:
- a CDS encoding nitroreductase family protein has product MSLFTIDETRCKRDGLCAADCPAGCIVFEKGGLPEPHEKKQAYCLDCGHCMAVCPADAIRLDRFAAGSVPLDKGLRISLDQAEQFLKGRRSMRAFRDEPVDASLLDRLLSVTGYCPSGHNARPTRWVVAHGADKVAGAAGAVAAWMRAESEADTPLAAALHLPGIVRAWDNGMDLICRNAPVLAVAVGPQRGITPREDGVIATAYLELAVSGAGLGACWCGYLVAAAAHNDGVREFLGVAAGEAVYGALMLGHPARRYTAVPPRQEPSVRWL; this is encoded by the coding sequence ATGTCGTTGTTCACCATCGATGAGACCCGCTGCAAGCGGGACGGCCTGTGCGCCGCCGACTGCCCGGCGGGGTGCATTGTCTTCGAGAAGGGCGGTCTGCCCGAACCCCACGAAAAGAAGCAGGCGTATTGCCTGGATTGCGGGCACTGCATGGCGGTCTGTCCTGCGGACGCCATCCGGTTGGATCGGTTCGCGGCCGGGAGCGTCCCCCTCGACAAGGGGTTGCGCATTTCCCTTGACCAGGCCGAGCAGTTCCTCAAGGGGCGGCGTTCCATGCGCGCTTTCCGTGACGAGCCGGTGGACGCCAGCCTGTTGGATCGGCTTCTGTCCGTGACCGGGTACTGCCCGTCCGGCCATAACGCCCGGCCCACGCGTTGGGTCGTGGCCCACGGCGCGGACAAGGTGGCGGGTGCGGCCGGGGCCGTCGCCGCCTGGATGCGTGCCGAGTCCGAGGCCGACACGCCTCTGGCCGCAGCCCTGCACCTGCCCGGCATCGTCCGGGCCTGGGACAACGGCATGGACCTCATCTGCCGCAACGCCCCGGTCCTGGCCGTGGCCGTCGGTCCGCAACGGGGCATCACCCCCCGCGAGGACGGGGTTATCGCCACTGCTTATCTGGAGTTGGCCGTGTCTGGCGCCGGGCTGGGCGCGTGTTGGTGCGGCTATCTGGTGGCCGCCGCCGCGCACAACGACGGAGTGCGGGAGTTCCTCGGCGTGGCTGCCGGGGAGGCGGTGTACGGCGCGCTCATGCTGGGTCATCCCGCCCGGCGGTACACGGCCGTCCCGCCACGTCAGGAGCCCTCGGTGAGATGGCTCTGA
- a CDS encoding DUF362 domain-containing protein — translation MDRRDFLKQAISTTIVAGSTLAFGGVGAFWSSQVSAAEPEKPWDMVAVRGGEPDEMFDSAIAAYGGMRAFVPRGSRVVIKPNIGWDVSPARGGNTNPRLVGRMVEHCFDAGASEVAIFDHSCDSWRQCYLNSGIEHAVEAAGGKMLSADSEGDYREVSIPNGRRLKTAQVHKALLDADVFFNVPVLKDHSSSLITASMKNLMGVVWDRWYFHRNDLHQCIADIASFRKPDLTVVDAYHVMMRNGPRGVSESDVVKMKAQVLSTDFVAADAAGAKLYGVDPDEVRHITLASEMGLGRMDLKDLAINRIKLG, via the coding sequence ATGGATCGTCGAGACTTTCTGAAACAAGCCATCAGCACCACCATCGTTGCCGGGTCCACCCTGGCCTTCGGCGGCGTGGGCGCATTCTGGAGTTCGCAGGTTTCGGCAGCCGAGCCGGAGAAACCGTGGGACATGGTGGCCGTCCGGGGCGGCGAGCCTGACGAGATGTTCGACAGTGCCATCGCCGCCTATGGGGGGATGCGGGCCTTCGTCCCCAGAGGCAGCCGGGTCGTCATCAAGCCGAACATCGGCTGGGACGTGTCCCCGGCACGCGGCGGCAACACCAACCCCCGGCTGGTGGGCCGCATGGTCGAGCACTGCTTCGACGCCGGAGCCAGCGAGGTCGCTATCTTCGACCACTCCTGCGACAGTTGGCGGCAGTGCTACCTCAATAGCGGCATTGAACATGCCGTCGAAGCGGCGGGCGGCAAGATGCTCTCGGCGGACAGCGAGGGCGACTACCGGGAGGTCTCCATCCCGAACGGCAGACGCCTGAAAACCGCGCAGGTGCACAAGGCGCTGCTGGACGCGGACGTGTTCTTCAACGTCCCGGTGCTCAAGGACCACAGCTCCTCCCTCATCACCGCCAGCATGAAAAACCTCATGGGCGTGGTCTGGGACCGCTGGTATTTCCACCGCAACGACCTGCACCAGTGCATCGCGGACATCGCCTCCTTCCGCAAGCCGGACCTGACCGTGGTGGACGCCTACCACGTCATGATGCGCAACGGCCCGCGCGGGGTGTCCGAGAGCGACGTGGTCAAGATGAAGGCCCAGGTCCTGTCCACGGACTTCGTGGCGGCGGACGCTGCCGGGGCCAAGCTCTACGGCGTGGACCCCGACGAGGTCCGTCACATAACGCTGGCCTCCGAAATGGGCCTCGGGCGCATGGACCTCAAGGACCTGGCCATCAACCGCATCAAGCTCGGCTAA
- a CDS encoding acetate--CoA ligase family protein: MADAQYAFGSVHVEINFEAIDTLFGQAHAQGRHSLFEYEVYDLLKASGAETPPRCVLLERAGRFSDEQLSVLPGGKVVLKIVSPTIVHKTEAGGVRVVENRPDAIRSAMRRMLYEVPENFAAALERDPGSAPGPYRGLRGEPLVSAVARDLRGVLMVQFMEPDSTAFGNELLVGIRRTREFGMVITAGLGGTDTELYAERFRKGQAVTIASTALTDGVRFFELFRRTISYRKLAGLTRGQRRIVTDEQLIECFSSFIDMANHYSPDNPDAPFHIEELEINPFAYADYLMVPLDGLCRFSEKGSVRAARPVGKIAQLLKPSSIGIIGVSASRMNFGRIILKNVLEAGFPAEDVRLVKPGETEIDGVACVPDLKSLDRRLDLFVVAVGAEQVPALVDELVSLDCAESVMLIPGGLGETRESRERAAEVIARIDAAHADGGGPVFLGGNCMGVVSRPGRYDTWFIPEEKLPPLAPGGHHRAAFISQSGAFMLTRLSQCPMLNPAYMVSMGNQTDLTLGDMVSHFSEADDVDVIAVYAEGFNDMDGLGFCRAVRRAVRKGKDVVFYKAGRTPEGKSATSGHTASLAGDYAVCESCVRQAGAIVAHSFTQFENLFLLAERLNGKTIGGNRLAAVSGAGFEAVGMADSIQTDDYSMTLAPLTGATCRALGELVAANRLAGLVTVTNPLDITPAADDRVHAEAVRLLALDPNVDAVVVGLDPLSPVMRTLADPDAPLTMDNERSIAALMAELLPVLDTPVIGVVDGGRQYDPLVDRLKEAGLCTFRTSDQAVAALAQYMDGRLNAARIRMR; encoded by the coding sequence ATGGCGGATGCCCAGTATGCCTTTGGTTCGGTCCATGTGGAGATCAATTTCGAGGCCATCGACACCCTGTTCGGGCAGGCCCATGCCCAGGGACGCCACTCCCTGTTCGAGTATGAGGTCTACGACCTGCTCAAGGCCTCGGGCGCGGAAACTCCGCCCCGGTGCGTACTGCTGGAAAGGGCCGGGCGGTTCTCGGACGAACAGCTTTCGGTCCTGCCCGGCGGGAAAGTTGTCCTTAAAATCGTTTCGCCCACCATCGTGCATAAAACCGAGGCGGGCGGGGTCCGCGTGGTGGAGAACCGCCCGGACGCCATCCGTTCGGCCATGCGGCGTATGCTTTACGAGGTTCCCGAGAACTTCGCCGCCGCCCTGGAGCGCGACCCCGGCTCCGCGCCCGGTCCGTATCGGGGATTGCGCGGCGAGCCGTTGGTTTCAGCCGTGGCCCGGGACCTGCGCGGCGTGCTTATGGTCCAGTTCATGGAGCCGGATTCCACGGCCTTCGGCAACGAGCTCCTGGTGGGCATCCGCCGGACCCGCGAGTTCGGCATGGTCATCACCGCCGGGCTGGGCGGGACCGATACCGAGTTGTACGCCGAGCGGTTTCGCAAGGGCCAGGCCGTGACCATAGCCTCCACGGCCCTGACTGACGGCGTGCGCTTTTTCGAGCTTTTCCGCCGGACCATCTCCTATCGCAAGCTGGCCGGGCTGACGCGGGGGCAGCGGCGCATCGTCACCGACGAGCAGCTCATCGAGTGCTTTTCCTCGTTCATCGACATGGCCAACCATTATTCCCCGGACAATCCGGACGCGCCGTTCCACATCGAAGAGCTGGAGATCAATCCGTTCGCCTACGCCGATTACCTCATGGTCCCCCTGGACGGGCTGTGCCGGTTTTCCGAAAAGGGATCAGTGCGCGCCGCCCGTCCGGTGGGCAAGATCGCCCAACTGCTCAAGCCGTCGTCCATCGGCATCATCGGCGTTTCGGCCTCGCGCATGAATTTCGGGCGGATCATCCTCAAGAACGTGCTCGAAGCCGGATTCCCGGCCGAGGACGTGCGTCTGGTCAAGCCGGGCGAGACCGAGATAGACGGAGTGGCCTGCGTCCCGGACCTGAAGTCTCTGGATCGGCGGCTCGATCTTTTCGTGGTGGCGGTGGGCGCGGAGCAGGTCCCGGCCTTAGTGGACGAACTCGTCTCCCTGGACTGCGCCGAATCGGTCATGCTCATTCCCGGCGGCCTGGGCGAGACCAGGGAAAGCCGCGAGCGCGCCGCCGAGGTCATCGCCCGGATTGATGCGGCTCACGCCGACGGCGGCGGGCCGGTTTTCCTGGGCGGCAACTGCATGGGCGTCGTCTCCAGGCCCGGCCGGTACGACACCTGGTTCATCCCCGAGGAAAAGCTGCCTCCCCTGGCTCCGGGCGGACATCATAGGGCGGCCTTCATCTCCCAGTCCGGGGCGTTCATGCTCACCCGGCTCTCCCAGTGCCCCATGCTCAATCCCGCTTACATGGTCTCCATGGGCAACCAGACCGACCTGACCCTCGGCGACATGGTCTCCCACTTCAGCGAGGCCGACGACGTGGACGTCATTGCCGTGTACGCGGAAGGGTTCAACGACATGGACGGGCTTGGTTTCTGCCGGGCCGTCCGGCGGGCGGTGCGCAAGGGCAAGGATGTGGTTTTCTACAAGGCGGGCCGGACCCCGGAGGGCAAGTCCGCCACCAGCGGCCATACCGCTTCCCTGGCCGGGGATTACGCGGTCTGCGAGTCTTGTGTGCGCCAGGCCGGAGCCATTGTGGCCCACTCCTTCACCCAGTTCGAGAATCTTTTCCTGCTGGCCGAACGGCTGAACGGCAAGACCATCGGCGGCAACAGGCTGGCCGCCGTGTCCGGCGCGGGCTTCGAGGCCGTGGGCATGGCCGATTCCATCCAGACGGACGACTACTCCATGACCTTGGCTCCGCTGACCGGGGCCACCTGCCGCGCCCTCGGCGAACTCGTCGCCGCCAACCGGCTGGCCGGGCTGGTCACCGTGACCAATCCCCTGGACATCACCCCGGCCGCAGACGACCGGGTTCACGCCGAGGCCGTTCGGCTGCTGGCGCTTGATCCCAACGTGGACGCCGTGGTGGTCGGGCTCGATCCCCTGTCTCCGGTCATGCGCACCCTGGCCGATCCGGATGCCCCCCTGACCATGGACAACGAGCGGTCCATCGCCGCCCTCATGGCCGAACTGCTGCCGGTTCTGGACACCCCGGTCATCGGCGTGGTGGACGGCGGCCGCCAGTATGATCCGCTGGTGGACCGGCTCAAGGAGGCCGGGCTGTGCACCTTTCGCACCTCGGATCAGGCCGTGGCCGCACTGGCCCAATACATGGACGGGCGGTTGAACGCGGCGCGCATTCGTATGCGCTGA
- a CDS encoding alpha/beta hydrolase — MKKNTTALKTILAMLPIMALVLTTTIAHAEDPMTWDKTFKLSDKVIHEKVSYPNRYGITISADMYVPKDVDKSKKYPALVIGTPYGGVKEQGAGIYAQTMAERGFVAIAFDESYNGESGGEPRHVSSPEIFSEDFSAGVDFLGTRPFVDRNRIGAIGICGSSAFALKAAQVDQRIKAIATASMYDMSRLLRNGWEDSMTAEQRTQMLTELGEQRWKDFENGTPMLPEGFPTVAADSIPEGLDPIMSEFWEYYAMPRGHHPRAQAAFTMTSNMAFVNFQLMTFVTDIAPRPILFIMGEKAHSRYFTEDVYKLAGEPKELVIIPGARHIDLYDRVDMIPFDKLEDFFTKNLK, encoded by the coding sequence ATGAAGAAAAATACTACTGCACTCAAAACAATATTGGCCATGCTGCCGATTATGGCGCTGGTCCTGACAACAACCATAGCCCATGCGGAGGACCCTATGACTTGGGATAAGACATTCAAATTGAGCGATAAGGTAATTCACGAAAAGGTATCCTACCCCAACAGGTACGGCATCACGATTTCTGCCGACATGTACGTGCCGAAGGACGTCGACAAGTCCAAGAAGTATCCGGCGCTCGTCATCGGTACGCCGTACGGCGGCGTCAAGGAGCAGGGCGCGGGCATCTACGCCCAGACCATGGCCGAGCGCGGCTTTGTCGCCATCGCCTTTGACGAATCTTACAACGGCGAAAGCGGCGGCGAGCCCAGGCACGTCTCTTCCCCCGAAATCTTCTCCGAGGATTTCAGCGCGGGCGTGGACTTCCTGGGGACCCGTCCCTTCGTTGACCGGAACCGCATCGGCGCTATCGGCATCTGCGGCAGCAGCGCATTCGCCCTCAAGGCCGCCCAGGTCGACCAGCGCATCAAGGCCATCGCCACCGCGAGCATGTACGACATGAGCCGCTTGCTCCGTAACGGCTGGGAAGATTCCATGACCGCCGAACAGCGGACCCAGATGCTCACCGAACTCGGCGAACAACGCTGGAAGGATTTCGAAAACGGCACGCCCATGCTGCCCGAAGGCTTCCCGACCGTGGCTGCCGACTCCATTCCCGAAGGCCTCGACCCCATCATGAGCGAATTCTGGGAGTACTATGCCATGCCGCGCGGTCACCATCCCCGCGCGCAGGCTGCGTTCACGATGACCAGCAACATGGCTTTCGTGAACTTCCAGCTGATGACCTTCGTCACCGACATCGCCCCCCGTCCGATCCTGTTCATCATGGGCGAGAAGGCGCACTCCCGCTACTTCACCGAGGATGTCTACAAGCTCGCCGGTGAACCCAAGGAACTCGTCATCATCCCCGGTGCGCGTCATATCGATCTGTACGATCGCGTGGACATGATCCCGTTCGACAAGCTGGAAGACTTCTTTACCAAGAATCTGAAGTAA
- a CDS encoding helix-turn-helix domain-containing protein has translation MMTFDTNLKTRVLCAKDVAAFLGKSVDWVYDHAEEIGGVKRGGSWFFPNEDDIYDRLFQSRERVPVRFHGEGDAPHQGAVQDETGRKSGGSRKKKGSKKTVGNGSPGRHGLT, from the coding sequence ATGATGACCTTTGACACCAATCTGAAGACCCGCGTATTATGCGCAAAGGACGTTGCTGCGTTCTTGGGTAAGTCTGTTGACTGGGTCTACGACCATGCCGAAGAAATCGGTGGCGTCAAACGTGGTGGGTCATGGTTCTTCCCGAACGAGGATGATATCTATGACCGTCTATTTCAAAGCCGGGAAAGGGTACCGGTACGATTTCATGGTGAAGGGGATGCGCCACACCAAGGCGCGGTTCAAGACGAAACGGGCCGCAAAAGCGGCGGAAGCAGAAAGAAGAAAGGAAGTAAAAAGACAGTTGGCAATGGCAGCCCAGGGCGACATGGACTTACTTGA
- a CDS encoding iron-containing alcohol dehydrogenase produces MNFEFQNPTRLVFGAGNLSRLGDVVSEYGKKALLVTGGGSVKRSGVFDKAVESLKAAGVEFVECSGIEPNPRITSVARGAEIARTEGCDVIVALGGGSVMDASKVISAATLYDGDPWNMIHHGQENVYVPTVALPVVTVPTLAATGSESNCGAVITNEETTVKSFIQIPLLYPKVAVVDPELTVGVPKDQTAYGICDLITHITEAYLNGIDNTPVQDRFAEGVILTAMEWGPKALANPSDVEARVQVQWSALVALNGWLQVGTDAPYPVHMMEHTVSAYHDITHAAGLSIINPAWMRFAAKSNTAKYVQFAERVFGLKANGPDDLDCALAGIDRFEEFLKSIGCPTCFSELGIGDELFETYAKDTLKIVSDGKGNLPGRPFLSVEDMVEIFRSAL; encoded by the coding sequence ATGAATTTTGAATTTCAGAATCCCACGAGGCTCGTGTTCGGTGCCGGCAACCTGTCCCGGCTTGGCGACGTTGTCAGCGAGTACGGCAAAAAGGCTTTGCTCGTCACCGGCGGTGGCAGCGTCAAGCGTAGCGGCGTCTTTGACAAGGCCGTCGAGAGCCTGAAGGCTGCCGGTGTTGAGTTCGTCGAATGCTCCGGCATTGAGCCCAACCCGCGAATCACTTCCGTTGCCCGCGGCGCCGAGATCGCCCGTACCGAGGGGTGCGACGTGATAGTGGCCCTGGGCGGCGGCAGCGTCATGGACGCTTCCAAGGTCATCTCCGCCGCGACTCTTTACGACGGCGATCCCTGGAACATGATCCACCATGGTCAGGAAAACGTCTACGTCCCCACAGTGGCCCTGCCCGTCGTCACGGTTCCGACCCTGGCGGCTACCGGCTCCGAGTCCAACTGCGGCGCGGTCATTACCAATGAGGAAACCACGGTCAAGTCGTTCATCCAGATCCCGCTTCTCTATCCCAAGGTCGCTGTGGTCGACCCCGAGCTGACCGTGGGCGTGCCCAAGGACCAGACCGCCTACGGCATCTGCGATCTCATCACCCATATCACCGAGGCATACCTCAACGGCATCGACAACACGCCCGTTCAGGACCGTTTCGCCGAGGGTGTCATCCTCACCGCCATGGAGTGGGGCCCGAAGGCGCTTGCCAATCCCTCTGACGTCGAGGCCCGCGTTCAGGTGCAGTGGTCCGCGCTGGTCGCCCTCAACGGCTGGCTCCAGGTCGGTACCGACGCTCCCTACCCCGTGCACATGATGGAGCACACCGTCTCCGCCTACCACGACATCACCCACGCGGCCGGCCTGTCCATCATCAACCCGGCGTGGATGCGCTTCGCGGCCAAGTCCAATACTGCCAAGTATGTCCAGTTCGCCGAGCGCGTTTTCGGCCTCAAGGCCAACGGTCCCGACGATCTCGACTGCGCCCTGGCAGGCATTGACCGTTTCGAGGAATTCCTGAAATCCATCGGCTGCCCGACCTGCTTCTCCGAGCTGGGCATCGGTGATGAGCTGTTCGAGACTTACGCCAAGGACACCCTCAAGATCGTAAGCGACGGCAAGGGCAACCTGCCCGGACGTCCGTTCCTGAGCGTTGAGGACATGGTCGAGATTTTCCGGTCCGCTCTCTAA
- a CDS encoding tyrosine-type recombinase/integrase codes for MDLLDMLNLRLDYLLERAYSDSHYKKTKYAAQRLLDYFGKVPCSAITRMKADEFLMAVVRESTPVAGNNDLKVIRAAFSWAMKRGQRFIQDNPFAGLESFPSDKPKERKRTPTSEELDRIIEAARPKHRPYLWVLRETMTRSIEVHRLTWNRVNFEERYIELETHKNRNREPVLRQVPMTDKLYEVLSSLYADRDPGKEWVFWHRYYNADTRRMEEGPYNGGRHKMLQTTCKRTGVNYYTFHRFRASGASVMDNNGALLPGIQRVLGHADRRSTEIYLEKLRDVERDAMDVYERESRKRGDKVA; via the coding sequence ATGGACTTACTTGATATGTTGAACCTGCGGCTTGATTACCTCCTTGAGCGAGCATACTCGGATTCGCATTACAAGAAGACCAAGTACGCCGCCCAGCGCTTGCTGGATTACTTCGGCAAGGTGCCGTGTTCTGCCATAACACGCATGAAGGCCGACGAATTCCTGATGGCAGTGGTGAGGGAGAGCACTCCGGTCGCTGGCAACAATGACCTGAAGGTTATCCGTGCGGCGTTCTCGTGGGCCATGAAGCGGGGCCAACGGTTCATTCAGGACAATCCCTTCGCGGGCCTGGAATCGTTCCCCAGCGACAAGCCCAAGGAAAGGAAACGCACTCCCACGAGCGAGGAGTTGGACCGCATCATCGAAGCGGCCAGGCCGAAGCACCGTCCCTACCTGTGGGTGTTGCGCGAGACCATGACTCGAAGCATCGAAGTGCATCGGCTCACCTGGAACCGGGTCAACTTCGAGGAACGATACATCGAGCTGGAAACGCACAAAAACCGGAACCGGGAACCGGTGCTGCGCCAGGTGCCGATGACGGACAAATTGTACGAAGTCCTTTCGTCACTGTACGCTGACCGTGACCCCGGCAAGGAATGGGTCTTCTGGCATCGGTATTACAATGCCGATACCCGTCGGATGGAAGAAGGCCCATACAATGGTGGCAGGCACAAAATGCTCCAAACCACCTGCAAGCGGACCGGGGTGAATTACTACACCTTCCACCGCTTCCGGGCATCGGGCGCATCCGTCATGGATAACAACGGAGCATTGCTTCCCGGCATCCAGCGCGTCCTTGGTCACGCTGACCGGCGAAGCACGGAAATCTATCTGGAAAAGCTCCGTGACGTGGAACGCGACGCCATGGACGTCTACGAAAGGGAAAGCCGCAAGAGGGGTGACAAAGTCGCCTAG
- a CDS encoding AraC family transcriptional regulator produces the protein MPNMLDLLKEYEIPDGGAVESLYPGVRFFKETQHVRRRPMLYNPGLCIVASGAKVGHIGGQSFHYDADNYLVVSVTMPFESESFPGEDEPLLGLYVDIDMGQLNDLIIQMDLQTEFADMGDGYPLGIGPSTMDGDIKDTATKLLKALRSEREAKILAPGLIREIYYRALCGSQAQVLYSLARGSNSFAQVGRVISLMEGSYNEKLDVQQLAESAHMSVSAFHKAFKEITADSPLQYLKKIRLARARDLMVQKNMKAYLAADAVGYESPSQFSREFKRHFGQSPAEIMREVRSA, from the coding sequence ATGCCCAACATGCTTGATTTATTAAAAGAATACGAAATCCCAGACGGAGGCGCCGTTGAATCGCTGTATCCGGGCGTCCGTTTTTTCAAGGAAACCCAGCACGTTCGCCGCAGACCAATGTTGTACAATCCTGGTTTGTGCATCGTTGCCTCGGGAGCGAAAGTCGGCCATATCGGCGGGCAGTCCTTCCACTATGACGCGGACAATTACCTGGTCGTCTCCGTGACCATGCCCTTTGAAAGCGAATCCTTCCCCGGCGAGGACGAACCTCTGCTCGGCCTGTATGTCGATATCGACATGGGCCAGTTGAACGACCTGATCATTCAGATGGATCTCCAAACGGAATTTGCAGATATGGGAGACGGCTATCCGCTCGGCATCGGGCCTTCCACCATGGACGGCGACATAAAAGACACCGCGACCAAGCTGCTCAAGGCGCTCCGCTCCGAAAGGGAAGCCAAGATCCTGGCCCCCGGACTGATTCGGGAAATCTACTACCGCGCCCTGTGCGGCAGTCAGGCGCAGGTGCTCTATTCCCTGGCCAGGGGCAGCAACTCATTCGCCCAGGTGGGGCGCGTCATCAGCCTGATGGAAGGAAGCTACAACGAAAAACTGGACGTGCAGCAACTGGCCGAATCCGCGCACATGAGCGTGTCCGCCTTTCACAAGGCGTTCAAGGAAATCACTGCCGACTCGCCGCTGCAATATCTCAAGAAGATTCGCCTCGCCCGAGCCCGCGACCTCATGGTGCAGAAAAACATGAAGGCCTACCTCGCGGCCGACGCCGTGGGGTATGAAAGCCCGTCCCAATTCAGCCGGGAGTTCAAACGCCACTTCGGGCAGAGCCCGGCGGAAATCATGCGCGAGGTTCGTTCAGCGTAG
- a CDS encoding 4Fe-4S binding protein produces the protein MHFRHLKPLRVGVAVAFLALTASLFLDFRDVGATHMADTVLYLQFVPSLLNFLEAATLGSAGFFAVLLLTLLFGRVYCSTVCPFGTLQDIVSRLAGKKRRRYSFTKPHSALRYGLLALTVLLFLAGSGLLLNLLDPFSNFGRIFSNLVRPMVLAANNLAAPVAEWFGSHAIYRVQWPAIAPASIGVALAMLLTAGWLSARHGRLYCNTLCPVGALLGLVSRFSLLRIRVDSGACIECGRCEGVCKAGCIDFKAGEVDVSRCVDCYNCLTACRDNALHLMPKARPVSQTDGENPGRRKFLIGLAAGGLGITATKTQAALSPNFAQSRPTTIPEKRTSPVSPPGSQSIEHFTSRCTACHLCVSACPSRVLAPSFLDYGVTGMMQPQMDFHAAHCNFDCTVCSNICPSGAILPLTKDQKRQTQMGVAHFVKENCVVYTDNTNCGACSEHCPTKAVHMVPYLNAKGRKLVIPEVNEKICVGCGGCEHACPTRPYKAIWVDGNPVHKVAEKPVEVKLDKKIDADEDFPF, from the coding sequence ATGCACTTCCGGCACCTCAAGCCGCTACGGGTCGGTGTGGCCGTCGCCTTCCTGGCGCTGACCGCCTCCCTCTTCCTGGATTTCCGGGACGTGGGAGCCACACACATGGCCGACACCGTGCTGTATCTCCAGTTCGTCCCCTCGCTCCTGAACTTCCTGGAGGCGGCCACCCTCGGCTCGGCGGGATTTTTCGCCGTACTGCTCCTGACGCTGCTCTTCGGGCGCGTCTACTGCTCCACCGTCTGTCCCTTCGGCACGCTCCAGGACATCGTCAGCCGTCTGGCCGGGAAGAAGCGGCGCAGATATTCCTTCACCAAACCGCACAGCGCACTCCGCTACGGCCTCCTCGCTCTGACCGTGCTCCTGTTCCTTGCCGGAAGCGGATTACTGCTCAATCTCCTCGATCCCTTCAGCAACTTCGGCCGCATTTTCTCCAACCTCGTCCGTCCAATGGTCCTGGCCGCCAACAACCTGGCCGCGCCCGTGGCCGAGTGGTTCGGCTCTCACGCCATCTACCGGGTGCAATGGCCCGCCATCGCCCCGGCCTCCATCGGCGTGGCGCTGGCCATGCTGCTCACGGCGGGCTGGCTCAGCGCGCGCCATGGCCGCCTCTACTGCAACACCCTCTGTCCGGTGGGCGCACTCCTCGGGCTGGTCTCTAGATTCTCGTTATTGCGCATCCGTGTGGACAGCGGAGCCTGTATTGAATGTGGACGGTGCGAGGGCGTCTGCAAGGCAGGGTGCATTGATTTCAAGGCAGGTGAAGTGGACGTTTCCCGATGCGTGGACTGCTACAACTGCCTGACCGCCTGTCGTGACAACGCCCTGCACCTCATGCCCAAGGCCCGACCAGTTTCACAGACTGACGGGGAGAATCCCGGTCGCAGGAAATTTCTCATCGGGCTGGCAGCAGGCGGACTGGGTATTACCGCGACAAAAACCCAGGCAGCATTGTCCCCGAATTTTGCCCAGAGCCGACCCACCACGATTCCGGAAAAGCGGACCAGCCCGGTGTCGCCTCCCGGCTCGCAGAGCATCGAACATTTCACCTCACGCTGTACGGCCTGCCACCTGTGCGTGTCGGCCTGCCCGTCGCGGGTGCTCGCGCCGTCGTTCCTCGATTACGGAGTCACCGGCATGATGCAGCCGCAGATGGATTTCCATGCCGCCCACTGTAACTTCGACTGCACGGTCTGCTCCAACATCTGCCCCAGCGGGGCCATCCTGCCCCTGACCAAAGATCAGAAGCGGCAAACCCAGATGGGCGTGGCACATTTCGTCAAAGAAAATTGCGTGGTTTACACCGACAACACCAACTGCGGCGCCTGCTCCGAGCATTGCCCGACCAAGGCCGTGCACATGGTGCCTTACCTCAACGCAAAGGGCCGCAAACTGGTCATCCCGGAAGTGAATGAGAAAATCTGCGTGGGCTGCGGCGGCTGCGAGCACGCCTGCCCCACCCGCCCCTACAAGGCCATCTGGGTGGACGGCAACCCGGTCCACAAGGTGGCGGAAAAGCCGGTCGAGGTGAAGTTGGACAAGAAGATCGATGCAGACGAGGACTTCCCTTTTTGA
- a CDS encoding cyclophilin-like fold protein, whose translation MKLKTITLCLIALVVLASAPNSNAQSGRIGNGEGDNRIIENATRIKLIVGETIIPAVLNDSKPAQALIAKLPYTVQLSRYEHDYCGVMSEPLPYDDAELRSGWKNGDIAFAVSGNYFAILYKDEDISQQFDGMVTMGGLGCDPAIMGTLDGSIAVRIERD comes from the coding sequence ATGAAGTTGAAGACAATAACACTATGCCTCATCGCCCTGGTCGTCCTTGCGTCGGCTCCAAACAGCAACGCGCAATCGGGAAGGATCGGCAATGGGGAGGGGGATAATCGTATCATCGAAAATGCAACCAGAATAAAACTGATAGTTGGCGAAACCATCATTCCCGCAGTGCTGAACGACAGCAAGCCCGCCCAGGCTTTGATCGCCAAGCTGCCGTACACTGTCCAGCTGTCCCGGTATGAACACGACTATTGCGGCGTCATGAGCGAACCGCTTCCTTACGACGACGCGGAGCTGCGTAGCGGATGGAAGAACGGCGACATCGCTTTTGCTGTGAGCGGCAACTATTTCGCGATCCTCTACAAGGACGAGGACATTTCCCAGCAATTCGACGGCATGGTCACCATGGGAGGGTTGGGTTGCGATCCCGCGATCATGGGTACCCTTGACGGCAGCATCGCCGTCAGGATCGAGCGAGACTAA